CTTGGCCTGCTTCGATTTGTCAAGCTCCGTTTGCTGTACAGCAAAAAATGTAGCATCTGGCGGAGCGCCTTCCCCAAGAAGATGCAGATGTTCAAATCGAGAAACGCATGTCAAAATATGTTCCCATGCTTCTTGCAAGTAGTTACCGTCCTCATCTGCAATCAAAAGAATTGCCTGCCAAAAGCACGTCAATGAGTAGCAAGAACAACAAGAGAAGAGATCCCTTTTTATGGTTGACAGTAAGACAAAAAAGAAATGGTAACTTCGCATTCGATTGAACATTGTAGAATGAATGTCCTGCATAGTCTTTCAAAACAACATCACCCAACCTATACAATATTTTGAATGATTAGTTGACTTTCGAAAGTTTTAGCTTCAGCACCTAAACTTTCAGATTCTGTCAAACTTGTCAGTCtccgtcaaaaaaaaaaaaaaaagagagattagTGAATCCTTCAAGCTACAGAATATACAGccaaaaaaagttataaatttattaaattctaaCACAAagttaagaaaaataaaatcatgagTACGTAAATCAAAACTGTTAAGATTCAGGTATCCATTTCTAGTGTAATAGTCTCGAAAAAGTCTGTCTGCTTTCGACCTGAAGTTTTAGTGAACTAAAGTGGGACAAAGAAATGAAAGTTATACAAATGAACAATGTAGGAGAACTATCTAGTCCACGAAATTCATGACTATTTATGGCTTCTACAGGTTCTAATGTCTTGACCATACAAATTCCCATGCTCATTTATAGAAATGGAAAATAATTCCCAAGAATACATATCACATGAAGATCAAAATTAGGCTAAAGTACAATAAAGCCCAAAATGAAAGCCACATGTATCTGGCAATTATGTTCGGTCATGAAATAAGTTAGGTGCAGAAATAACATGAGCACCCAGATCGCTGCATCTAGGAACTGTACTATCAAACACATAAGCATTTCCTAACTGAGAAGGAACTTGAAGATAATATGAAATTTGCTCCGCAGTCAAAAGGCATATGAAGAATACTACACACATTTCACACAGTGGCATTCTCGATTACCGAGTCATTTAAGCCAAGTAATGCAGTTCATGGAAAGCACAATAATTTAGGAATATCTAGGAGCAGAAAGTCAACACACGCTCCATGTGTTAAAGATAACTCCACGTGTAGATGTATTAGCCAACATGACAGGCCAGAGTAATAAAACATATTAAACCGCTGTGGTCAACAATAAAGTAGATCAGCAAATAATAACAGCTTTAGAAAACATACTTCCATCATACGACTTTTCTGGCAAAATAGAAGATATACAAAACCGACCTTAATAGCAACAATATTTTTCTGCTTGATATCTGCAGCAGAGTGGAGCGACGTAAACTTTGCAAGCGAAGTAACAAAGGCGTCTCTTTGAGTCTTCATGGACATAGCTGCTGTTACATGGATGGCACAGCGAAATCCTTCAAGGCATTGGGATATTATTGCTTCATCATCACTCTGGTCAAGAGGAACACTGAACGCCGCAAGCATAGGAGCCCAGCATACCTCAATCATGAACTTCAAGATCACCACATCTGTTGCCGCATAGTACACAGACCTAAAATCACCAAAGTCATTCCATTAGGTGTTGGACTCCATTTAGTGATAGCATGATATAAATCTTATGCTGCAGTATGACGATGACACAAACAAAGGACCCAAATACCAGAAAAGGCTATTTCATAAATATAAACATTTTCCTTAGACTTACTCAGTTTTCCGAGCCTTTTCTTTGAACTGCACTTGCATGTGCCTAATGAGATCATCACTCGTCTCCATAGGTGAATCACGCTTGCGTATAACAATATTCAATATGCTATCCAACCCAAGgattttgtttgaatttgtagcTTGCTGTTGTTGGGGTGCAAAATCATCTTCTTTCATCTTGATTTCATTTCTGGAAATTCTTTCATACAAGGATCTCATATATTCTTCAGGCAGATCCTTTCCATCATCAATACCACGATTATTTCTAATGAAGTCATCCGGGGACATCTGCATAACAGATATTATTACAAAATGCTCTAAAAGTCATCAAAGAAGTTTATCACATAGATAAAACTATTGTAACCAAGAATGATATATACCTTGTTTTTGACCATAGGGTTATGGGCATCAGTATTAAGCATTATCACCGAATAAGCAAGGACATAAGCTGTATCTGCACTAGTAAAGACTTTCGGGTTGCATTTACAGTAACGCTCAGCAAATTTCTCCATGATCCGATCGATCTTCTGTGCCTCACCAGGCAACCTAAAGCCTTGGAGGAAGGCTCTAATTGCTTCATCGAACTCCATCCCTTGAAAATCGAATGAATCTACATATGCATGCATGACTTTAAGGGATAGCTCCTCCCTCTCTCCTAAATAATCACCGATCAAGGTCTTGTTCAAGCCGGACGCACTTTTAAGGAAAGCAGCTATCTCCTCTGGTGAGTCACCTACCTTCTTCGCATTGATAAGGAACTCAATTCCTTTCTTGGGCTTTcgattgaaaagagaaataccTTCCTGTTgtttaaaaatgaaataattagCTTACTATAAGATGAATCACCACCAACAAAGCACTATTTGCTGAACCCTAATTGTCAGAAACATAACAACCTGAAGCTCTAGCTTGTATGCTCTACGCTGTTCAATTGATACTGCTTCTGGAATCCCATTTGATGCTTCAGACTGTGAATCGGTTGCCTCAGCAGTTTCCTCTCCTGCATTGCCATTTGTTAGTGGGAGTTCATTTCCACTTTCAGCGTCATTCTCCTCTATTTCTGTTTTAGGAGAATTAGGATCTGGTATTCTAAGTTGCTTATTCATCCAATCTCCCATGGATCTCAAAATTGCCACTAGGCATTTCATTGCTTCACTTTTCATGGCAGTATCCTGTGGTGGTACTAATGTAGTAGAAACACCTGGAGGCGGCCCTTGAGCAGTCTTAAGTAGGCCATTTACCATCCTattaccgaaaaaaaaaaactgtgttATGAAAAAACTGTAGTATAAAGGAAACTTTCGATGACATCCAACCTACGATGTGCTGAATTACAAGcactattattaataataacataTGAAAATAATCAAGGAAAACAAGATGAACaatataataatgataatgCAGGAATGGGAATATACCTTTCGAATATGTTTGATGAGTGGACATCACAGTCATAATTAATGAATATATCAACCAAGATTTGAGAATCTACACACAGCTTCTCCAAAAATCGAAGCACGATCATCTTCTGCTGGAAATTAGGCTGAGCAACATTTTCCAAAACTCTAAGAACGATCATGGGAAAGAAGACTCCTATCTCTGCCTTTAATCCAGGTCTAAATCTTGACACCAGGCTCATAAAAATTGAACAAGACAGCTGAAAAACAATCATATGAGTTGAAGCACTGTTCTTCAAAAGTGAGAGGCATAGATACTGCTTAATAGCACCTAAAAACCTGCTTAATTACAAGCAAACTCATCAGACCACACATGCAATATAACATGATATGAAAGAATAGACTTCTAGAAGACAATTGATTTAATAAGACAAAAACAATGAGATGAATGAGATTAAAATATCAATGAATTAAACCAATTGTGAATCAAACACTCAAAGGGCAACCATCACAGATAATAGGTGGTAAATGGTGAACAGTTCACATTCTACATGAATGTGAAGTTAAAATATTGAATAAGTCCTTAAACATTCCGAATTTCATCGTAGTCTTGTCATTTATTCAAGAAGTAGTCTCTGTTCTCATCGAACTAGCATTGCAGAGGTCgaaaattaaattgatatagAATATGAAATAAATGCTCACACCATGCATAGTATAATTGTAAGCCTGTATTAGCTTATgataaattgataataaaagaaaaggtaaattgcttttaaaaataattttaattgcaaAAATGCAAGCACTCAGATTAGGGCAAGCAACTAAGCTAATATATTGGTCCTTGTCAGCCTGTCCAAGTTTGTCATTGAAAAGTCACTGGTCTCCTATCCGATAACCGGCAAAAGGATCTAATGCAATAAGTTAATCAGTGGATAAACAAAGACTTCTAATGGTATTGAAGTACCACAAATCTCATTCTATCAGCACTAATATGCCATGAGAATTTTACCCGGAGAAAGAAGACCATAATATAGCCATGTAGGATTTCAGATTTTATGCTTTTAAAGTTACTATGAAACAACAGTATGCACCCTCCAGCTTTCCATATGGAGGAGACACTAAGACTAGAGATATGTAGGGCTAGGGCCAAGCAATCCTCAAAAGTTCTATAATTCGTTGACTGTCTAAAAATCTTATTTCCTGTTAAATATCTTTTTCTGACAATCAATTAAAAAATGCTTCGCCATATATATTCATCGCCactgctaaatttttttttttactcattcGACTTGTTTATCTGTATATTCTCCTTTTCTTGATCCACATTTACAGAGCAGTAGCTTGCATTGACATTTTGATTTTCTTGCTCATGACAATCTCTAGCTTTCAAAGATGTTAATTCGACTTAACAATCCTGCAAGCGATCCACCAAAATGCTATTAGAGCGTGGCTTTCCACTATTTACTAGTTTGCAGAAAATTGTTctaatttctaaaattcctTTGCTTGCAACTGCAAAACTATATCTTTATGAGTGGATAAATTGATCCTGAATATTTGTTATAATTAtttcttctgctgctgctgacgTGTAGGAAAAGGTTTCTGTTGAGAAGTGAGATTATTACTTGTTCCATCAGTTTAAGCTTTCATTAAGCTTTGGTTCAGCAATCTTGTGGACTATTTTCCTAAACCTAAGTATCTCACCTAGGCCATAGGAAAGTCACTGAGACAGCCACTATGGCATCTAATTACACAAGAAATACACCTACAAAATGGAGTGGTGCACTATGCATACGATAGCATATACGTGGGTCCATTGACTTCAATAAACAACACCAAAAGATACAAATAATCTCTATGCATATGAAGGCACATGAGTACATAGACGGCATTACGAACACTAAAAGTTaaccccaaaagaaaaaaaaatcctcgtTCTAGTAAAGTGATTTACACACCAACCATATGCCCCTCTAATTGTATATGCAGTATTTTAGCAGCTTAAGACACCAAAGGTATCTCATATGTGCACTTTAGTCACTAGGCTTTACACAGGTGACTCATAATTTTGACCAGCACTCCAACTGATATGTGAAGAACTACTTGCTAGCTAGAGTTTTTTATACAAATACTATTTAAGTAGAGCTATTTGAGAAGCAACAACACCTTTTCATAAGGATACTATCTTAAGCTAGTTAAAAATGTTTAGCAATTGATCTTGTGGTTTAGGTTCCAAAAGCACATTCTAGCTTCCCGCCCCAAGCAAAAGCTGTCAGCCTTTTCTGTTGCTTGATAACTGGCATCTGGTTTCACAGGAGAGGAACTGTACCAGAAATTGTAAAGACAGAGGTAGTAATCATGGTGTTTAAGGGTAAGACTGTCTTACACTGAGGCATCAGTGAATGAGGACAGTTTAAGACAGAATGACTACATACAAAGCAGAAATACGAATAACCACAGAGCAAAATATAGCAGCTGATGTGAAGCGTGGTATAGAGATCAAAACAACACAGCAGTAATTAGGATAGATAGGctacaaaattttaaagaagAAATAGCTAAAAATGGAATAGAATGGAGAGTCGAAAGTGCCAAGGACAAACATAGCCGAGCACGCTTACCACATAGTCTCCCCAATTTCTTTGtataccttttcttttctctcctcttACCCAATTTCACCCAATTTTTAACAATGGAGAGGAGAAACAGACGAGCAAAGCAATCGTGGTGGTGGCATAGGACAAGGAAAACAAGAAAGGATAACATAGGAAATGGTGGTGGCGGAGTGGGTAGATTTATCAAAATGTCAATGAGCTTTTCTACAACAAAAGTACTGCAAACATCTCTTACTATAGCTACAGACCTCACCCAAGAAGACTATCAATAGAAAGAGATATTAGGAACTCTCGTCGGGAAGATGTATGACTATTTTCTTCTCCCAATCTCTTATTTGGCAATGACACCTAgtgatacatacatacatacatacatacaatatgtatatgtatatatatgcgtCAAGGATTTTAAGTCTCGTGGCACGGCATCGTGCTGGAAACTTGCCAACACGATACAACACGATGCATGCCaggccgtgccgatgcgtgtcaATCACAAAAAAATCATGTGTACCGACACacaatagtatgaaatatttattttctttagcaacaaaatatgctaactgtttattatgcatttttatcaaatcttttgaactttattgagaaaatacatactaatttaaagaatggagggttttgagctgtacCATCGGCACGGGGGCTGTATCGTGCCAATACCTTGTTGGTACGATATGGtacggtagatacggcccgtgctgATGGGCAATTAAATCCTTaatatacatacacacacacacatatatattatatatagagcagggctactgtgctattaggagcacagcagcccttgtgctcctaactttataaccacccatcaagtttgatggatggttagaatgagagaggaatGAGATATTGAggagaaattgggtgtctcaatttctcctccttaaatttctctctcaatatctcatccctctctcattctaaccacccatcaaactttaaccacccatcaaacttgatgggtggttagaaagttaggagcacaagggctgctgtgctcctaatagcacagtagccctactctatatatatatatatatatatatatatagagagagagagagagagagagagttgagctggaatactattaatagtatttgggctctttcactatcgattttttagccgttagaccTACATTGTGATCAATTTCATtctttaaatcatactattcaactaaccacccactcaaccccagAAGGACAACTACTAAACCCTacggaaccactatcatcctaaccttacaattttttatctaagggttaaaaactcaataacaaaaaaagtcaaatactattaatagtattccagcccaattctatatatatatatatatatatatatatatatatataattgagctcctatacttttaaaagtaccaagacattagtgcttgtaagtttttagcttttagattaaaaaatatgtggttaggatgatgtgggcgccctagggttgagtaagtggttggttgaatagtataatctaacgggtgtaaatgatcaacagtgctgatctaacggttaaaaacctacaagcacaaagtgattggtgcttttacaagcaacCAATAGACAACCGGCctctaataaatatattaatataattaaactatatgatatatataaatatataaaataatacaaaacaTAGGAAACCAACATATCAATAAATCAAACCTTACAATATTTTCATCTAAGGGTTTAAAAACTCGGAATACAAATAAGGCCAAATACTATTAAAGATATTCCAACCCAATTACAATAGTAtattatgatataatatatatagaagacgagagaggagagagagagacgatgagagagagagacgagtccggctgggatactatcgatagcaccatgcATTTTGTGGTATCACAAATTGTCcggccgttagatttaaccctttgatctATTTTCACCAGTAGATTACTATTAACAcaaacaactcactcaacctaGAGGCGCAGCCAGCATCATATCTAAGTACATTTGTAATCCAGGCCGAAGATCCTAAAGTACAAAGCACCAAATTGCGCGCTGTGGATctacttgatagtattccagctagtaggtgtatgatatatatataatatatatagcatactatactagtattatatatataggctacttATACTTTTATCAGTACGAGCTGCTGTACTAAGTGTTTTGTTTTCGATCTAAGGAGCGTTCAAAACaacaatccacaccgttaagATAATGTATCTAGGTTATATGAATTTTCTTAAGAAATaaagtttagtttttttcgatatcgttacttagtaaataattatacaaaatagaggtggaaattgaatatctttaaaatttgagcatagaacttttaaattcaagatcaagatgTGTTAACCTTAATTAATAcaatatagtttaaagtattttctatcaaaatttgaagaaatttagattcttctacaccgttaaactccaaactcgtcataatagccattgaaaattgacaattttgaaatagtttgatcataaagtaaactatgtcgaaaaaatataaaattttatttctaaaaactttaaataccctagatcagttttaacggtgtggatcgttgatttgaacaccctaagatcgaaaacaaacactatagtaccggagctcggtactatagatagtatagtagcctagctctatatatatatatatattgctccCTAGGTTTTGTTTCTTCATAATGTGCTTGTGAAGGTCTATGGTCGATCATGAGTTCTGTCACTCCAAGTGTAACATCAACATCAAGCAGCATCATAGCATATCACATAGTGGTCAGATTTGCATAAGCTACTTATCTACACTGAGCAAAAAAGATAAGACACATTAACCATACGTGAGTGAATCAAGAGAATACGCATACTACTACCCTATCTCTcaaagtaaaatattataattcattCTTAACAATCTGTTGCTTGCTTTTCGACTTCACATCTCAAACTAGAGCTGAAAAACCTCGTGCTTGAACACTTGTTCTATATGTCATTAGAATCAACTTAAAAGTACAGGCTCTCTGTGGCATGAGGAGTTTCCTACTACATTTTTCATGCTCAATTATTCAAGTTGCAAATCtctttaaaaataacataaagaaGCTGATAGATCATAATCCTAAAATCTAACTGGTTTTCTATCTAagatttttctccttttttttctcttttggcaAGTAACAAATAAACTGTCACAGTAAGCAGTAGGAAGACATAAGATCATAGCAAGAAAGTCAGTGAGCACCTGTCGCTGGTCCTGAACACAGCTCCAGCATTCTCTAACAAGATCTTGAGCAATTCCAAAGCCACAATCTTCCCTTTCATCAGCGCAGGATCTGCTGCCGCATCCTTGGGAGGGGTCTTCATCGAGAGCTTACACAAAGCCCGGAACACCAAGAACGCATCTCTCCTCAGCTTATTCCCGATCTGCACCTCCGCATCGTCCTCCCTCTCCACCGCCACCCCGTCCACCCCCAACTCATCCTTCCTCCCTTCCAGTGCCGTCTTGTACATGCTGATCTCCCAATACTTGGCGTCCAACATATCCTTGTCAGTCGAATCCAGCAGATCTGCCGGATTCGTGCTCTCCACCGCTGTAGATTCAAACGCCCCGTCATGTGCCCCACTCCCCGCGGTGGAAGAAGTGGTCCTATTCAGCGGCGTTGACGGGTTCAGCACGCCGTCGATGTCGCCGATAATCTTGGTAATGAACCCCTGGACAAAGCTAACGTCCGCAGCGGCATTGGCGGGCGTAGAGCGGTCAGCGGGCTCCATCATCTCCGCGACGACAATGGGCTGGACGGGGACAGTGGAGGAGTCGGCCTCCATGCGGCGGAAGACGATGACGAGCATCTGGATGAGGGAGGCCTTGGCGGTGGTCTGGTGGACGGAATTCTTGCTCCCTAAGTACAGATCGTAGCAGGTGCGGACGACGTGGAGGAGGGCGTCGCCGTGGATGCGGAGGGTAGTGGAGGTGACGGCGGAGAGGAGAGTTTTTAGGACGAGTAATTCCAAGGCATCGTCGCTGGAGCCGGCGGTGCCGGGGGAGAGGGAATTGCAGACGGCGTCGACGAGCTGGGCGAGGAGGCGGGCGTCGGGGCCGGCGGAGGGGTCGGCCTCGCCGTGGAGGTAGGAGTGGGAGATCAGCTTCTGAACGACGTCGAGGGCGGGCTCGACGATCTTGGGGGAGCCGGAGGAGAGGGCGGAGACGAGAGGGGAGAGGATGGATTCGGAGTCGGCGAGGGAGAGGTCGCGGAGGGGGCcggggagggaggaggaggaattaGGGGAGGGGGGCTCGGCGGAGGAAGAAGCGGTGGTGCTCGGCGAGGAGAGCTTGTCGATGAGGGATTTGCACTGGTGGGAGAGCTTGGAGTGGCCCTTGCGCCAGGAGGCAGCGTTCTTGATGATCTTCTCGAGGGCGGGGATGAGGAGGCTGGTCAGCCGGGAGTCGGCGGCGGCTTCCGGGGAGGGGGAAGCCATGCCCCCACCGGCAGATCTGGGAGGTGGATCTGGGAAGGAAAAGGACGAAGAGTGGGAGGGGGGTTTTGGGATCGACAGTGAGAAGGGGAGCTTTGGCTATTCTACGGACGGATGCTGGGCATTGATTTTGCCACGAAAAACATCGCGGCGTTGACGACGTGAGCAGGCTTACAGTAGGTGATGTGATTTAAGTTCGAGTTGGCGGCCCCATCGGCTAACCAAATTATCCAACGATTAAAATCAATGGGCTCCTGTCCTTCATTTtgattcaattttaaaaatttaaaagctaacaaaaagataatttgcataaaaaatctacttattttgggcttttgcaaaaccgggccacctttttcgtttttgcagattcggtccgctttttccgccgcctgaccaaaatgcccctcctatacaatagcctcccgcgcgtatttcttgacatacgtatactACCCTACTACCCTGCCGTACGGTCTGGCGCGCATTAAATGACCCGCTTATTTCTCAGAACCCGGACCACATCCGCCCCCGCTATTCGCCGGCCCCGCTGTTTCCTGTTCGGCTTAAGACTTTACGAAATTTTCGAACGCTATTGACAAATAGCGCGCGCCCCgcaacagggataatagtgcaatgcGAAGAGCTACGAAATGAGAAATGGTGCAAACGACCTCTATAACAGTGCATCCTAGCTTCGTTCCAGTGCAACCAAACCAAAAtcagtcaaaattttactttctccATTTCTTAATATAATCTGAACTTAAAAGTGCAAATGAACGACGTCCCCTCCAAATGCAGGCGAGGAAGCTCTGCGGCGGGGCTGGACGGTCGGCGATGTGCGACATAAGAGTCGGCAGGCCAGGAAGATCTGCGGCGGGGCTGGACGCTCAACGGCGGGGTTTGGAGTCCGAGAGGCACGACATAACGGCTAAACGATTGTGTAAAGTTTTCCTATAAAAGATCACACGTCCTTTTAACTGTTAAATAAGTTCACAGTTAAGCGCGAATAATAGTGCAAAGCATGTTAATTACAGaacaatatttttcaaaagagtgcaaagaagcttgtaagagtgcaatacgggGAAATAACAGTGTAATGGATTTTATCTACGAGTGCAACGAAACatgtaagagtgcaatacggtTGTAATACCAGTGCAATTTTTTGGAACAGACTCATACTAAGCTTTTAAGAGCTTTAAGTGGTGTAACTCAGATCAAAAGAGTTCAAGATTCTCCGCTTAAGCGTGTAACAGTAC
This genomic interval from Ananas comosus cultivar F153 linkage group 8, ASM154086v1, whole genome shotgun sequence contains the following:
- the LOC109714464 gene encoding brefeldin A-inhibited guanine nucleotide-exchange protein 2, yielding MASPSPEAAADSRLTSLLIPALEKIIKNAASWRKGHSKLSHQCKSLIDKLSSPSTTASSSAEPPSPNSSSSLPGPLRDLSLADSESILSPLVSALSSGSPKIVEPALDVVQKLISHSYLHGEADPSAGPDARLLAQLVDAVCNSLSPGTAGSSDDALELLVLKTLLSAVTSTTLRIHGDALLHVVRTCYDLYLGSKNSVHQTTAKASLIQMLVIVFRRMEADSSTVPVQPIVVAEMMEPADRSTPANAAADVSFVQGFITKIIGDIDGVLNPSTPLNRTTSSTAGSGAHDGAFESTAVESTNPADLLDSTDKDMLDAKYWEISMYKTALEGRKDELGVDGVAVEREDDAEVQIGNKLRRDAFLVFRALCKLSMKTPPKDAAADPALMKGKIVALELLKILLENAGAVFRTSDRFLGAIKQYLCLSLLKNSASTHMIVFQLSCSIFMSLVSRFRPGLKAEIGVFFPMIVLRVLENVAQPNFQQKMIVLRFLEKLCVDSQILVDIFINYDCDVHSSNIFERMVNGLLKTAQGPPPGVSTTLVPPQDTAMKSEAMKCLVAILRSMGDWMNKQLRIPDPNSPKTEIEENDAESGNELPLTNGNAGEETAEATDSQSEASNGIPEAVSIEQRRAYKLELQEGISLFNRKPKKGIEFLINAKKVGDSPEEIAAFLKSASGLNKTLIGDYLGEREELSLKVMHAYVDSFDFQGMEFDEAIRAFLQGFRLPGEAQKIDRIMEKFAERYCKCNPKVFTSADTAYVLAYSVIMLNTDAHNPMVKNKMSPDDFIRNNRGIDDGKDLPEEYMRSLYERISRNEIKMKEDDFAPQQQQATNSNKILGLDSILNIVIRKRDSPMETSDDLIRHMQVQFKEKARKTESVYYAATDVVILKFMIEVCWAPMLAAFSVPLDQSDDEAIISQCLEGFRCAIHVTAAMSMKTQRDAFVTSLAKFTSLHSAADIKQKNIVAIKAILLIADEDGNYLQEAWEHILTCVSRFEHLHLLGEGAPPDATFFAVQQTELDKSKQAKPSILPVLKKKGPGRNANATSTARRGSYDSAGVGGFASGVVTSEQISNLNLLEQVGIAEMNRIFVRSQKLNSEAIIDFVKALCKVSMEELRSASDPRVFSLTKIVEIAHYNMNRIRLVWSSIWHVLSDFFVTIGCSENLSIAIFAMDSLRQLAMKFLEREELANYNFQNEFMKPFVVVMRKSRAVEIRELIIRCVSQMVLTRVSHVKSGWKSMFMVFATASYDDHKNIVLLAFEIIEKILRDYFPYITETETTTFTDCVNCLIAFTNSRFNKDISLNAIGFLRFCAAKLADGNIGSKSKEKVSSSSGPSSPHIVKDGKPDNVLFIDKDDHLHFWFPLLAGLSELTFDLRPEIRKSALQVLFDTLRNHGHLFSLPLWEKVFDSVLFPIFDYVRHAIDPSGGSLQGQGSENDTAELDQDAWLYETCTLALQLVVDLFVNFYDTVNPLLRKVLTLLTSFIKRPHQSLAGIGIAAFVRLMSSAGSVFVDDKWLEVVLSLKEAAAATLPDFSYISSGAYLESVQRGEGNLSFRRSNEESRVSEDEDELEGAGSRNLYFAISDAKCRAAVQLLLIQAVMEIYNMYRAQLSVQNTVVLFEALHVVASHAHKINSDSDLRSKLQELGSMTQMQDPPLLRLENESYQLCLTLLQTIIVDRPLNAADWDVQVENHLVNLCREVLQVYLSAAKPSQLQQKAHWPIPVGSAKRRELAARAPLVVATLQAICGLGDSSLEKNLSHFFPLLAGLISCEHGSSEVQVALSDMLSTWVGPILLQSC